The proteins below are encoded in one region of Tachypleus tridentatus isolate NWPU-2018 chromosome 4, ASM421037v1, whole genome shotgun sequence:
- the LOC143248851 gene encoding uncharacterized protein LOC143248851 isoform X1, translating into MLNKINLKKPVKEESVYQKDTNYSDNIIYSEASHEPSSKEKVAGQKLTEKYDTLGRINVEETDRIISCSSFDDTDFRQDLEDELNNLCSELTEQDIAQVETVFRSHKTFVFVCQCLANL; encoded by the exons ATGCTGAACAAGATTAATCTGAAGAAACCTGTGAAGGAAGAATCTGTTTATCAGAAG GATACGAACTATTCAGATAATATCATCTATTCAGAAGCTTCACACGAACCATCTTCCAAAGAAAAGGTAGCCGGacaaaaactgacagaaaaatatgATACTCTGGGCCGAATTAATGTAGAGGAGACAGACAGAATTATCAGTTGTAGTTCTTTCGACGATACGGATTTTCGACAAGATTTAGAAgatgaattaaataacttatgcAGCGAATTGACCGAACAGGACATAGCCCAAGTCGAAACGGTTTTTCGTAGccacaaaacatttgtgtttgtgtgCCAGTGTCTGGCCAATCTGTAG
- the LOC143248851 gene encoding uncharacterized protein LOC143248851 isoform X2, with the protein MTGVDHRTNTNYSDNIIYSEASHEPSSKEKVAGQKLTEKYDTLGRINVEETDRIISCSSFDDTDFRQDLEDELNNLCSELTEQDIAQVETVFRSHKTFVFVCQCLANL; encoded by the coding sequence ATACGAACTATTCAGATAATATCATCTATTCAGAAGCTTCACACGAACCATCTTCCAAAGAAAAGGTAGCCGGacaaaaactgacagaaaaatatgATACTCTGGGCCGAATTAATGTAGAGGAGACAGACAGAATTATCAGTTGTAGTTCTTTCGACGATACGGATTTTCGACAAGATTTAGAAgatgaattaaataacttatgcAGCGAATTGACCGAACAGGACATAGCCCAAGTCGAAACGGTTTTTCGTAGccacaaaacatttgtgtttgtgtgCCAGTGTCTGGCCAATCTGTAG